The Oryzias latipes chromosome 4, ASM223467v1 genome includes a window with the following:
- the c4h1orf210 gene encoding type III endosome membrane protein TEMP encodes MTTPKSQMALSRNATTLPTATPTTLNVTTLDPSSSHKWEFLVAVVVAAIFISIIIALLAKCQVIRQYLASYRHKRLRDADVSSQAEPSDFAAGFDMRGRYGMDRNCIPRMTEEDDDGFIEDNYIPTSERARAERAAESLDTDTEDDTDEIEFSIG; translated from the exons ATG ACGACACCTAAAAGCCAGATGGCTCTATCAAGAAATGCAACGACTTTACCAACAGCAACACCAACAACACTAAATG TAACTACACTCGACCCATCCAGCAGTCATAAGTGGGAGTTCTTGGTGGCGGTTGTGGTCGCAGCCATTTTCATCTCCATTATTATTGCACTTCTGGCCAAGTGCCAGGTGATCCGGCAGTACCTGGCCAGCTACAGGCACAAACGGCTGAGAGATGCAGACGTTAGCAGCCAAGCTGAGCCATCAG ATTTTGCGGCAGGATTTGACATGCGAGGACGCTATGGAATGGACCGTAACTGTATCCCACGCATGACtgaggaggatgatgatggcTTCATTGAAGACAATTACATTCCCACCAGTGAGAGAGCCAGAGCTGAGAGAGCAGCAGAGAGCTTGGATACAGACACAGAGGATGACACGGATGAGATAGAGTTTTCCATTGGTTAG